One window of the Novipirellula caenicola genome contains the following:
- a CDS encoding PilN domain-containing protein, with protein MFINLLPEKLVIKMLVRRRLRQWALVWAALLIAGIVVMAGNYREVQQSQLQLDALTSEIQPLQQLQAQTASLDSRLNVLQREVEVLESICVPDRSLALLAVLGNAAKSSRGKVQIERMHLSSSANREAAKKSTATTPPGYLCTVSLQGVTDGDQSLASFVESLRNSQVFHQVELKSSLMYQIDETHGRQFQIECKFAESPGT; from the coding sequence ATGTTCATAAACCTGTTGCCCGAAAAACTTGTCATCAAGATGCTGGTGCGACGACGACTGCGTCAATGGGCGTTGGTGTGGGCGGCGTTATTGATTGCCGGAATCGTGGTCATGGCCGGTAACTATCGCGAGGTCCAACAGAGCCAACTGCAGCTCGACGCGTTAACAAGCGAAATTCAGCCGCTGCAGCAGCTGCAGGCCCAAACTGCCAGCTTGGATTCGCGGCTGAACGTTTTGCAGCGTGAAGTCGAGGTGCTTGAATCAATTTGCGTCCCTGACCGCTCGCTCGCATTGCTGGCGGTGTTGGGCAATGCCGCAAAATCGAGTCGCGGCAAAGTCCAAATTGAACGGATGCATTTGTCGTCGAGCGCCAACCGAGAGGCCGCTAAGAAATCCACTGCGACAACACCGCCTGGTTACCTTTGCACCGTCTCGCTACAAGGCGTTACCGATGGCGACCAAAGCTTGGCTAGTTTCGTCGAATCGTTGCGAAATTCACAAGTGTTTCACCAAGTCGAACTGAAGTCGTCGCTGATGTACCAAATCGACGAAACTCATGGTCGTCAATTTCAAATAGAGTGCAAGTTTGCGGAGTCACCGGGAACATGA
- the pilM gene encoding pilus assembly protein PilM: MSVLTTLPQHATHRFAAMRGFGSTPRGWIGIDIGSRSIKLTQVQRSGDRYQICQRWCVNREQHPSQDSPTTAINLADKHLRLAELRELFTRSECAAAVSMAYHSLRSLELPAASPDETRDMVSEELAADDEIGDTDYVFDFWSTNKAADQAATVTALRMPATLATGVAEGLTSAGYECQVLDGLPCALARAVTMMNGPTATPIVALDLGDSEFTFVLVVNGMPIYTRPLRGGGLRRLIKPVQQAFKLTHDEAMQLLVRYAIAPPDQSLRRAVSGPAQMLEQPMARLINELKRTLDYAVQQFGTSIPTELVLFGGGASIRHLPDCLSEQLGVPALTWRLPTSKPHEAADDSQFGVAAALSALRWEQRSCS, translated from the coding sequence ATGTCCGTACTGACAACATTACCACAGCATGCAACACATCGGTTTGCCGCGATGCGAGGGTTTGGCTCGACACCGCGAGGTTGGATCGGAATCGATATCGGCAGCCGTTCGATCAAGTTGACTCAGGTCCAACGATCCGGCGACCGCTACCAAATTTGCCAACGTTGGTGCGTCAATCGCGAACAACATCCAAGTCAAGATTCGCCCACGACCGCGATCAACCTTGCGGACAAGCATCTTCGGCTCGCCGAACTACGTGAACTGTTTACCCGCTCGGAATGTGCCGCTGCGGTCTCGATGGCTTATCACTCGCTACGGTCGCTCGAGTTACCTGCGGCGTCGCCCGATGAAACACGTGACATGGTTTCCGAAGAACTTGCCGCAGACGACGAAATCGGTGACACCGACTATGTCTTCGATTTTTGGAGTACCAACAAAGCGGCGGATCAAGCAGCAACCGTCACCGCCCTGCGAATGCCGGCGACGCTCGCGACGGGCGTGGCCGAAGGGCTGACGTCCGCGGGTTACGAATGCCAGGTGCTCGATGGATTACCCTGTGCGCTGGCCCGCGCGGTGACGATGATGAACGGCCCCACTGCGACGCCCATTGTCGCACTGGACCTCGGTGATAGCGAATTCACCTTTGTGTTGGTGGTCAATGGGATGCCCATCTACACGCGTCCGCTGCGTGGCGGAGGGCTCCGCAGGTTGATCAAACCGGTACAGCAGGCATTCAAGCTGACACACGACGAAGCAATGCAACTGCTGGTTCGATACGCGATCGCACCTCCGGATCAATCGCTGCGTCGTGCGGTTTCGGGCCCAGCCCAAATGCTTGAACAACCGATGGCGCGATTGATCAATGAATTGAAACGGACGCTCGACTATGCAGTGCAACAGTTTGGCACCAGCATTCCAACGGAATTGGTTTTGTTCGGTGGTGGTGCATCGATTCGTCATCTTCCTGATTGCCTAAGTGAACAGCTTGGGGTTCCGGCGTTGACATGGCGACTGCCCACCAGCAAGCCGCACGAAGCTGCGGATGACTCGCAATTTGGGGTCGCCGCGGCGCTCTCGGCGCTGCGTTGGGAGCAACGATCATGTTCATAA